A part of Bubalus bubalis isolate 160015118507 breed Murrah chromosome 6, NDDB_SH_1, whole genome shotgun sequence genomic DNA contains:
- the MLLT11 gene encoding protein AF1q isoform X1, giving the protein MGGSRSGHASVGSRARSSARWGSRGRTGRGGAGRGRKRPRRDYETRPAESPAHSSARDRGGAALRKDVGGASEAPEGRRPAGRTREGGPSRRAWHPPWTVRNPQSTHRSPEVLPPSLEHASNSLITVMRDPVSSQYSSFLFWRMPIPELDLSELEGLGLSDTSTYKIQDSSAAKMTGQAPGAEQEKNPEGDALLEYSTFNFWRAPIASIHSFELDLL; this is encoded by the exons ATGGGGGGCTCCCGCTCGGGGCACGCCAGTGTGGGTTCCCGGGCTCGCTCCTCGGCGCGGTGGGGGAGCCGAGGGCGGACCGGCAGAGGTGGGGCTGGCCGAGGGCGGAAACGGCCGCGACGCGATTACGAAACCCGTCCGGCTGAGAGCCCAGCGCACAGCTCTGCTCGGGACAGAGGAGGCGCTGCGCTGCGCAAGGACGTGGGAGGGGCCTCGGAAGCCCCCGAGGGCCGCCGCCCTGCCGGGCGAACCCGGGAAGGTGGGCCCTCGAGGAGGGCCTGGCACCCACCCTGGACAGTCCGGAACC cccAGAGCACACACCGGAGCCCTGAGGTACTCCCTCCATCTTTGGAACACGCTAGTAATTCATTGATAACAG TTATGAGGGACCCTGTGAGTAGCCAGTACAGCTCCTTTCTTTTCTGGAGGATGCCCATTCCAGAATTGGATCTGTCGGAGCTGGAAGGCCTGGGTCTGTCAGATACATCCACCTACAAGATCCAGGACAGCAGCGCTGCCAAAATGACGGGGCAAGCACCCGGAGCAGAGCAGGAGAAAAACCCAGAAGGCGATGCCCTCCTCGAGTACAGCACCTTCAACTTTTGGAGAGCTCCCATTGCCAGCATCCACTCCTTCGAATTGGACTTGCTTTAA
- the MLLT11 gene encoding protein AF1q isoform X2 gives MRDPVSSQYSSFLFWRMPIPELDLSELEGLGLSDTSTYKIQDSSAAKMTGQAPGAEQEKNPEGDALLEYSTFNFWRAPIASIHSFELDLL, from the coding sequence ATGAGGGACCCTGTGAGTAGCCAGTACAGCTCCTTTCTTTTCTGGAGGATGCCCATTCCAGAATTGGATCTGTCGGAGCTGGAAGGCCTGGGTCTGTCAGATACATCCACCTACAAGATCCAGGACAGCAGCGCTGCCAAAATGACGGGGCAAGCACCCGGAGCAGAGCAGGAGAAAAACCCAGAAGGCGATGCCCTCCTCGAGTACAGCACCTTCAACTTTTGGAGAGCTCCCATTGCCAGCATCCACTCCTTCGAATTGGACTTGCTTTAA